One window from the genome of Paramormyrops kingsleyae isolate MSU_618 chromosome 3, PKINGS_0.4, whole genome shotgun sequence encodes:
- the LOC111838738 gene encoding histone H3, which translates to MARTKQTARKSTGGKAPRKQLATKAARKSAPATGGVKKPHRYRPGTVALREIRRYQKSTELLIRKLPFQRLVREIAQDFKTDLRFQSSAVMALQEASEAYLVGLFEDTNLCAIHAKRVTIMPKDIQLARRIRGERA; encoded by the coding sequence ATGGCAAGAACCAAGCAGACTGCTCGTAAATCTACTGGTGGCAAAGCCCCCCGGAAGCAGTTGGCTACTAAGGCTGCACGTAAAAGTGCTCCGGCTACCGGTGGCGTGAAGAAGCCTCACCGCTACAGGCCAGGGACTGTGGCTCTGAGAGAAATCCGTCGTTATCAGAAGTCTACCGAGTTGCTGATCCGCAAGCTACCTTTCCAGCGGCTGGTGCGAGAAATCGCTCAGGACTTCAAAACGGATCTGCGCTTCCAGAGCTCTGCCGTTATGGCGCTGCAGGAAGCGAGCGAGGCGTATCTGGTTGGGTTGTTCGAGGACACCAATCTGTGCGCCATTCACGCCAAGAGGGTGACCATCATGCCCAAGGACATCCAGCTGGCGCGTCGCATCCGCGGAGAGCGCGCTTAA
- the LOC140588295 gene encoding histone H2A-like encodes MSGRGKTGGKARAKAKTRSSRAGLQFPVGRVHRLLRKGNYAERVGAGAPVYLAAVLEYLTAEILELAGNAARDNKKTRIIPRHLQLAVRNDEELNKLLGGVTIAQGGVLPNIQAVLLPKKTEKPAKGK; translated from the coding sequence ATGAGTGGAAGAGGCAAAACCGGCGGAAAGGCTAGAGCTAAGGCAAAGACCCGTTCTTCTAGGGCCGGTCTTCAGTTTCCCGTTGGCCGTGTGCATAGGCTGCTACGCAAGGGTAACTATGCTGAGCGAGTCGGTGCTGGCGCTCCGGTTTACTTGGCTGCTGTGCTCGAGTATCTAACGGCTGAAATTTTGGAGCTGGCTGGTAACGCTGCTCGGGACAACAAGAAGACTCGCATCATCCCGCGACACCTGCAGCTGGCTGTGCGCAACGATGAAGAGTTGAACAAACTGCTGGGTGGCGTTACCATCGCCCAAGGTGGTGTCCTGCCTAACATCCAAGCTGTGCTTCTGCCCAAGAAGACCGAGAAACCAGCTAAGGGCAAATAA
- the LOC111838737 gene encoding histone H1-like, giving the protein MSEAAPAPAAAAPAKAPKKKAAAKPKKAGPSVGELIVKAVSASKEKNGLSLAALKKALAAGGYDVEKNNSRVKLALKGLVTKGTLLQTKGTGASGSFKLNKKQVEVTKKKPVKKAPVKAKKPAAKKPAAAKKPKKPAAKKPAAAKKSPKKAKKPAAPKKATKSPKKPKKPAATAAKKATKSPKKAKATKPKVAKPKPTKAKRAAPKKK; this is encoded by the coding sequence ATGTCTGAAGCAGCACCTGCTCCCGCCGCGGCCGCTCCGGCCAAGGCCCCCAAGAAGAAAGCCGCCGCCAAACCCAAGAAAGCGGGTCCCAGCGTCGGAGAGCTGATCGTGAAGGCCGTGTCCGCTTCCAAGGAGAAGAACGGACTCTCTCTGGCTGCCTTGAAGAAAGCTCTGGCGGCGGGCGGCTACGATGTGGAGAAGAACAACTCCCGCGTTAAGTTGGCACTGAAAGGCTTGGTGACCAAAGGCACCCTGCTTCAGACCAAGGGCACCGGCGCCTCTGGCTCCTTCAAGCTGAACAAGAAGCAGGTGGAGGTTACCAAGAAGAAGCCCGTCAAGAAAGCGCCTGTTAAAGCCAAGAAGCCGGCGGCCAAGAAACCTGCTGCGGCTAAGAAGCCCAAGAAGCCAGCGGCCAAGAAACCCGCGGCCGCCAAGAAGTCACCCAAGAAGGCGAAGAAGCCAGCTGCGCCCAAGAAGGCGACTAAGAGCCCCAAGAAGCCTAAAAAGCCAGCGGCGACAGCAGCTAAGAAGGCAACCAAGAGCCCGAAGAAAGCAAAGGCGACTAAGCCCAAAGTTGCCAAGCCTAAGCCCACCAAGGCCAAGAGAGCCGCTCCCAAGAAGAAGTGA
- the LOC111838729 gene encoding histone H1-like, protein MSEAAPAPAAAAPAKAPKKKAAAKPKKAGPSVGELIVKAVSASKEKNGLSLAALKKALAAGGYDVEKNNSRVKLALKGLVTKGTLLQTKGTGASGSFKLNKKQVEVTKKKPVKKAPVKAKKPAAKKPAAAKKPKKPAAKKPAVAKKSPKKAKKPAAPKKATKSPKKPKKPAATAAKKATKSPKKAKATKPKVAKPKPTKAKRAAPKKK, encoded by the coding sequence ATGTCTGAAGCAGCACCTGCTCCCGCCGCGGCCGCTCCGGCCAAGGCCCCCAAGAAGAAAGCCGCCGCCAAACCCAAGAAAGCGGGTCCCAGCGTCGGAGAGCTGATCGTGAAGGCCGTGTCCGCTTCCAAGGAGAAGAACGGACTCTCTCTGGCTGCCTTGAAGAAAGCTCTGGCGGCGGGCGGCTACGATGTGGAGAAGAACAACTCCCGCGTTAAGTTGGCACTGAAAGGCTTGGTGACCAAAGGCACCCTGCTTCAGACCAAGGGCACCGGCGCCTCTGGCTCCTTCAAGCTGAACAAGAAGCAGGTGGAGGTTACCAAGAAGAAGCCCGTCAAGAAAGCGCCTGTTAAAGCCAAGAAGCCGGCGGCCAAGAAACCTGCCGCGGCTAAGAAGCCCAAGAAGCCAGCGGCCAAGAAACCCGCGGTCGCCAAGAAGTCACCCAAGAAGGCGAAGAAGCCAGCTGCGCCCAAGAAGGCGACTAAGAGCCCCAAGAAGCCTAAAAAGCCAGCGGCGACAGCAGCTAAGAAGGCAACCAAGAGCCCGAAGAAAGCAAAGGCGACTAAGCCCAAAGTTGCCAAGCCTAAGCCCACCAAGGCCAAGAGAGCCGCTCCCAAGAAGAAGTGA
- the LOC111838710 gene encoding histone H2A-like codes for MSGRGKTGGKARAKAKTRSSRAGLQFPVGRVHRLLRKGNYAERVGAGAPVYLAAVLEYLTAEILELAGNAARDNKKTRIIPRHLQLAVRNDEELNKLLGGVTIAQGGVLPNIQAVLLPKKTEKPAKGK; via the coding sequence ATGAGTGGAAGAGGCAAAACCGGCGGAAAGGCTAGAGCCAAGGCAAAGACCCGTTCTTCTAGGGCCGGTCTTCAGTTTCCCGTTGGCCGTGTGCATAGGCTGCTACGCAAGGGTAACTATGCTGAGCGAGTCGGTGCTGGCGCTCCGGTTTACTTGGCTGCTGTGCTCGAGTATCTGACGGCTGAAATTTTGGAGCTGGCTGGTAACGCTGCTCGGGACAACAAGAAGACTCGCATCATCCCGCGACACCTGCAGCTGGCTGTGCGCAACGATGAAGAGTTGAACAAACTGCTCGGTGGCGTTACCATCGCCCAAGGTGGTGTCCTGCCTAACATCCAAGCTGTGCTTCTGCCCAAGAAGACCGAGAAACCAGCTAAGGGCAAATAA
- the LOC111838709 gene encoding histone H3, giving the protein MARTKQTARKSTGGKAPRKQLATKAARKSAPATGGVKKPHRYRPGTVALREIRRYQKSTELLIRKLPFQRLVREIAQDFKTDLRFQSSAVMALQEASEAYLVGLFEDTNLCAIHAKRVTIMPKDIQLARRIRGERA; this is encoded by the coding sequence ATGGCAAGAACCAAGCAGACTGCTCGTAAATCTACTGGTGGCAAAGCCCCCCGGAAGCAGCTGGCTACTAAGGCTGCACGTAAAAGTGCTCCGGCTACCGGTGGCGTGAAGAAGCCTCACCGCTACAGGCCAGGGACTGTGGCTCTGAGAGAAATCCGTCGTTATCAGAAGTCTACCGAGTTGCTGATCCGCAAGCTACCTTTCCAGCGGCTGGTGCGAGAAATCGCTCAGGACTTCAAAACGGATCTGCGCTTCCAGAGCTCTGCCGTTATGGCGCTACAGGAAGCGAGCGAGGCGTATCTGGTTGGGTTGTTCGAGGACACCAATCTGTGCGCCATTCACGCCAAGAGGGTGACCATCATGCCCAAGGACATCCAGCTGGCGCGTCGCATCCGCGGAGAGCGCGCTTAA